CCATATTATTCCTCCTAATACACCTCCGCTATGATGAGCAGCAGGTTGCTTTGTGAATGGAGTTCGATCATCAGTTCTTGTGGGGATGATGGGGTTCTTGATGACATATGGGAAAAGAAGTATGGATGAAGCAATGATGCCCACTCCCATCATTGCAAAGGCTCCAAATACATCAAGAGATGCTTCACCAGGTAAATAAGAGAAGGTTACAAGTGGAGACCACAGTGACATCAGCAACCCGCAGATCAGAGCAATAACAAGTCCTTTAGGCTTTTGATCTGTGCTGGCGGTTTTGATGCATCCATAGGCCAGAGACGCCGAGATCACCGCCAGAGCCATCATGATCATTCCAGCTGAGAACAGCGGAAGGTAACCCTGAGGATCAATCATATAGTTCAGAATTCCACCGAGAATTGTTGCAATGCCAATTGAGATGGGAAATGCAACTGACATGCCGGCGATTTCGATTGCTGCTACAAGCAGAAAATTCGCAATATTGAATATGATGCCTCCAATCAGAGCGTAGGCGACATGTTTGAAGTCTGCATTGGCGATGTTTTCAAGGAAAGATTTGCCTGTAGGTGTACTGCTTCCTGCAAGAAAGCCCATTAAAAATGCTGATAATGTGACACCGATGGAGTAGTCGAGATAAAAATATTCAAATCTGATTTTGCCTGCCAGTTTTTGTGTGTTTGCCCATGAGCCCCAGCACACCAGGGTCAGGATCATCATTGCGATGATCACTGAATAGCTTTGATTGGCGAGCATTGTTCATATTCTTTTCCATTCTTTACTGTATTGTCGGTTTGCGGCTCTGTCCAGTCTCTATCACTGCTGAAGTGCTCGATGTCACTTGAAGGGGTATTCGCTGCAGTGGCTGCTGTTGTCTGTCATCTTTTCTTGTTCAAAAGTTTATTGATCAGATATGTGGTCTTGTCTGGTTAGACTTTGCAGAGACTTGCACTGAGCAAATTAAAACAGTCAGATGTGTTCGAGTTATTGATCGTTTTTGTCAGAGTGATTGAAGATTGCTTTGTTCTGTTGTTGTCGATGCATCGATTGGTTGAGACGATGTCAATCCGGTTCAGTTCAAGCACACTGTTTGTGATTGGTCTTGCTGACTGCCGGAGATCCTCCTGCGCCGGTTCCGTTTTCAGCGAGGCTCCACGCTCACCAGCAGTCCATCACGCGGTGTCGGACTGGGGATCTGCTTCAACGAGAGGTTCTGATCTGGCACCAGACGCAGCTGCAGTTGTTGGATCAGCCCCACGGTCATCAGCCTGATCTCCAGTTCGGCCAGGGCCTTGCCGAGGCAGACCCGCTCACCGCCTCCAAAAGGCAGCAGGGTCTGATTGAACGATCCATCCAGATGGCGCTGTGGTCGGAATGCGCTGATGTCACTGGCTTCCTCTGCGTTGAATGATCCCAGCACCACCTGAATCACCCGATCCTTCGGTATCTCCACATCGGCTATCCGAATCGGCTGCAGATTGCGACGAAAGAAGCCTCCTACCGGCGGTGTGAGCCGCATCACCTCCAGAACCGTTGCATCCAGACGGGGTGATCGATGTGAGGCCTGGAAAGGCCAGGGTGATGCCAGCAGTTCCGGCAGCAACCAGCGCTCCACATCCGGGTTGAGCAGTAGAGCACGGAACAGACAGCTCAACGATGATGCTGTTGTCTCATAGCCTGCGAACAACAGGAGTAACAACTGCTCCACCAGGTCGTCGTCATCCAGTGGCATGTCGACCTCATCGAGACCACCGCTGAGCAGATCCAGACCACCCTGGCCGGAGTCGCTGCGTTTTAGCACCATTTTCAGACGAGCGAGCAACCGCTCCCGCGCAGCCAGTGCTCGGGCAAATGGGGTCCCAGGAACAGCCAGAGGAATGGAGAACAGGGCCTGGGTCCAGATCTCAAAGTCAGTGAACAGAGCATCGCGATCGCTGGCATCGAGCCCCAGCACGGTGCTGGCGATCACGGCAAAGGCAAATCGTCGCATCTGGGCTGCCAGAGGCTGGGGAGCAGCGCTTTCCTGCAGCTCAAAGATCAGCTGCTCGATCAGAGCCTGGATCGATGGTGTGTAGCGGCAGAGTGCGCCGCTGGAGAACAGTTGCCCCACCACGCGACGGCGTGCTTTATGAGCCGACCCGCTGCGGTTGGCCAGCGACCGGCTGCCGAGCAGCTGCCGCACACTCTCCGGCCACCAGCCCTCGAGGGCTGCTCCCTGCTTCAGCAGATCGGAAATTGCCCGCTCACCCTGGATGAACACAATGCGCTGGGCCAGCAGACGGGTCTCAAAGACATCGCCATGGGCGGCAAAGCGTTTGCTGGCGAAGCCAGGGTCACTGAAAAATTCGAGCGTCTCCCTGAGGCCCGTGACAGCACCGGTGCTCGGACATGTCGCGACGGTCATCAAGACTGTTCTGCTGCTCCGAGAACCTATCGGCCCATGTCAGGGCTGGGGGGCAGGTTCTGTCGTTGATGGCCGTCTGAAGACGCGTGAACTGAGAATCAGGGCGATCAGGAATCCGAGGAACTGCACCATCACCACGGAGGGCCCTGACGGCAGGTTGGTGAGTCCGGATGCCAGCAAGCCAAGCAGGGCACAGGTGCCTCCCAGGATCGAAGAGACAAACACATAGAGCGGGAAACGACGACAGAGCAGACGGCCCGCACAGGATGGAATCACGACAAAGGCGCTGATCAGCAGCACGCCAACCGCCTTGATCGACACCGCCACAACCACGGCGAGCAGAACGATGAAGGCCAGCCGGTGCCATCGGGTCTGGACACCGACAGCACCAGCAAGATCCTGATTCAGGGTCAGCAACACCTGTGCTCGCAGGCTCAGGCTCAGATAGATCAGTGCTGCCGCCAGCAGCATGCCGATCACGATCAGGTCCAGACCGCTGACCCCGAGAATGTCTCCAAACAGCAGCTGGCGAATCCCGCCCCGATAGCTCTCCACCTGGCTGAGAAACAGAATCGCTGCTGCCAGTGAGGTGGAATAGACAATGTTGAGCAGTGCATCCGTGGGGAGAGAGCTTCTCTCCACCAGCTGATTCACCAGGATGGCGAACAGCACCGCAAAGGGGATCAGAACCAGTGTGGGATTCACGCCGATCAGGATTCCAATCGTGATGCCAAGCAAGGCGGAGTGCCCAAGAGCATCGCTGAAAAAGGACAGTTCCCTGAGCACGGCAACACTGCCCAGCAACCCCCCAAGCGCACCGGTGAGCAGGCCGCCGATCAGCGCGCGCTGCATGAAGGGTTCGGCGAGGACAAGCGCCAGTGCCTGAGTGTCAACCATGACATTGGTGTCTGTAAGGCACCATGTTGGGCCCGTACAGATCAAGGAGTCGCTCAGGCGTCAGGGTGTGATCGGGTGAACCACTGCAGCAGAGGCGGCGATTGAGCCCGAGCACCAGGTCGCTGCTGCGACGCACCATGTCGAGATCGTGAGAGACGTGCAGAACGGTCCATCCCTCCTGACGTCGCAGCTCCAGCAGCAGTTGCTGAAAGCGTTCGTTGGACGGCACATCAAGGCCTGCCTGGGCTTCATCGAGCACCAGCAGCTGACGGGCCCGCACGACGCAGAAGGAAAGCATCACGCGTTTGATCTGTCCTCCGGACAGTTCACTGAGAAGACGGTTCCTCAGGTCGATGCAACCGGTGCGATCCAGTGCCCTCTCAACGGCGGCCTTGCGTTTGCGGTAGTGATGCCAGGGCCAGCGTGGTCCTGGGGGATCAAATCCGAAACCGACGAATTCGGCCACCGTCAGGGGAAAACGTCCCTGCAGGGCCAGACTCTGCGGAACGTAGGCAATCTGAGATCGGATGGCACCGGGGAGGTCGCCGTTGGCGGAAAGCTTTTCTCCCAGAATCTGAACCGTTCCTTGCTTTCTTGGCAGCAGCCCGAGCAAAGCGGCCACCAGAGTGCTCTTGCCGGCGCCGTTGGGTCCAACCACGGCGGTCTCGCTCTCACTCGGGAGTTCGAACGAGACCTGTTCAACGGCGAGGCGCCCTGACCGTTCAACCGACAGATCGCTCACCACCACCACCGGGTTGGGCATCAAACGTCAGTCCCCAATGGCTTGAGTCAGATTGTTGACGTTGGAGCGCATCACCTCAAAGTAAGTTCCAGGCTTCTTGGCGGACTCTGCTGAGCCGGTCTCGAGAGGGTTGAACTCAACGATATTCACTCCAAGATCTTTCGCCAAGGCATTGAAGGAACGGTTGCCTTCCTGAGGTTCAGTGAGCAGGGCTTTCAGTCCTGATTCCTTGACCTGAGTGGCGACCCTTTGCAGATCGGCAGGGCTGGGATTCATCTCCGGCAGGTCAACCAGAAATTCCGCTTTAAGGGAATAACGGTTGGCGAAATAGGTGGCGAAGTCGTGGAAGGCCACAAAAGTCTTGCCGCTGTAAGGCTTGAGCTTGGCAGTGAACTCCGTGTTCAGCTCCTTGAGCTTGGCGGTGTATTGGTCGGCATTCTTCCTGTATCCCTCTGCGCAACTGGGATCGGCTTTGACCAGGCCGTCTCTGATGTTCTCGACCTGCTGGGCAGCGCGAACCGGGTCGAGCCAGATGTGGGGGTCATATTCACCATGGCTGTGTCCATGGCCGTGATCGTGGCCGTGATCGTGGTCATCATCATCGTCATGGTGTTCACCCTCATGGTGTTCACCGTCGTGATGATCATCACTGTGCTCGTCATGATCATCGTGGCCGCCACCGGCCGCTTTGATCGTTTCCACGCCCTTGCTGGAATCGATCACAACCAGATCCTTGTTGTCAGCGGAGTCGATCAGGTCGTCGAGGAATTCCTCCATCTCCAGTCCATTTTTGACCAGAACATTCGCTCCGCTGAGATCCGTCAGGTCGGAGGGTGTGGCCTGAAAATCATGGGGCCCCAGATTGGGCGGGATCAATGATGTGACCTCCGCGCAGTCGCCGGCCACCGCTTCCGTGAACAGTGTGATCGGAAGGAAAGTGCTGACCACTTTCACGCCTTTGCCCTGGCTTGTCTCGTTGTTGATTGCATTTTGTGTCCCGCAGGCCACCAGGCCGATCAGGAGAGGGATGGCGCTCAGGCGCGAAAAAACAGAAGCCATTCAGTTGTGAAAGCCGGAACGAAAGTGATGGTCCTGAGCTCGGCGAAACTCAGTCCCCAAGAATGATAATCATTATCGCAGCAGTTGATCAGCTTCATTAGTGTGTGGATGCGCGCTGCTCAGGACTGATGTATTAAAAAGTACCCGTCACGATTTTGACCGGCTATCTGGGTTCTGGAAAGACAACTTTGTTGAACAAAATACTAAGTGAAGAACATGGCAAACGTATTGCCGTGATTGAGAATGAGTACGGGGAGGTAGGCATTGATCAAGGGCTTGTGATCAATGCTGATGAAGAGGTTTTTGAGATGTCCAATGGGTGTATCTGTTGCACAGTTAGAGGGGATTTGATCCGGGTTCTGGGGAACCTGATGAAGCGACGCGACAAATTTGATTACGTCCTCGTCGAAACCACCGGACTTGCGGATCCTGGCCCGGTTGCCCAGACCTTTTTCATGGATGATGAAATCCGGGACGAATTCACCCTTGATGGAATTGTCACGCTCATTGATGCTGCCCATATTGACCAACAACTTGAGCGGAGCAATGAGAGCTCTGAACAAGTGGCATTCGCTGATGTGCTGATTCTCAACAAGTCTGATCTTGTGCCTGAAGAATCACTGGTGAAGCTGGAGTCCCGCCTCGGCGATCCAGCAGTCCAGGACATCAAGATGCTCGTGGGGTTCAGGCCACCTGCCGTCCTTGGTGAACATCCACGGCTTGAGCGCAGGGTCCTTCCGACCATGAACTGCCCACCAGGCCAACAGGGATTGACTGAGCTCAGCCGCTAGAGGACTGAAGTCGCGATGCTCAGCGCTGCTTCGTTGACCCATCAGGCAGCGACCCCGGCCTGGTCACTGCCCAGCAGCTTTCCCGACAAACCCAAGCGCTGGAGGATCCGACCGATCTGGGCCGGTGCGAGAGGACGCCCTGACTTACTGAGCTTGCCAACACATGCAAGCGCATCAGCCATGGCCCTGTAACTCAAGCCTGCACGAACCATTGGCTCGAAAACTCCACGCAGACCCTCCGCCTCAGCAATGGCCTTTTGCTTGCGCTCTGAAGCCCGCTCAGCCGCACCTTGCCGGTATCCCCCCAGGCGAACACCTCTGGCCTTGGCCGCGGCCAACGCTTCCTTAGTGCGCTCGCTGATCCGACGTGCTTCGAACTCAGCCACGCTGGCCATCATCGTGAGCACCATCCGACCAGCACTGGTGGTGGCATCAATGTCTGGGAGGTCGCAAAAGACGAAACCACCCATCCCGTTCTTCTCAGCCTCATTGGCGAGCTTTAAAACAAAGCCAGCGTCACGAGCCAGGCGGTCGATCTTGGCGACAGCAATGACGGCCTTCTCCTCACGAGCCTGAGCCAGAGCCGCAGTCAACTGAGGGCGGTCGTTCTTGCGACCGCTTTCGACCTCCACGAATTCAGCAGCGATCACAGCCCCCCGCTCAGAGGCCATGGCTTCCACCTTGGCCCGTTGCGCTTCAAGGCCCAGTCCGGAATGTCCTTGGCGATCTGTACTGACCCGGTAGTAGGCAAGCCAACGAACCGGACTCAGAGGGCGTTCAGGCAAAGACAACACGCATCGAGCCGCTTGTTCCACAAGCCTACGGTGGTTGAACCTGTAACAGCAGCTCCAGCCACGGCGGTGTTGTCGAGAGGCTTCTGAAGAACTTTCCGCAATGAATGGGCTCTCTTCGGGACTCCTTAAAGCGTTGCGGGGCGCAACCGGCTGGGCCTCTAAGAGATCAGGAAGGCCTGTTGGCCGGCACTGTCTTATTTCACAGCGGTAATCAGCTCTTCACCCGTGTTCCACACCCTGACCTGATCGTTATGGCTGTCGTGGTCGAGGCTTGTGCTCAGCGGTGGCCCATGTTGAGCGCAGGCCCGCAAGCACCTCCGTCATGGCATCGATGGCGAACTCATAAGCCAGGTTCTTCAGCCCTTTCTCTGGGTCGACTTCGAACGTGGCTTGTGAGACGGGGAGTCGATCCAGAAACACATCTCGTTTGTCATAACGACCGGCCTACTCTTCGTTTAGGGTTTGGCCTTCACCCAGATGGATCGCCACTTGCTCGAACGGCATTCCCTTAGCAGGACCTTCGACTCAGGCGTGCACGCGGTCAACGTCGCATAACAACGGCAGGCCTAAACACGCCCCGATCAGAAGGTTCTGGAGTTGGGGAAGCATCTTTATGCGGCTAAGCCAATGTTCGGATTTGCTGTGTAAAGGTTCAGTTGCCCACTGCCTGGTTTGCCGACAACCCCCGAATCAAAAGGTCGACGTTGTGACGCTGCAGCTTCAGCAGTGATGAAGCTGGTCCATCTTCAGTTGAGAGAGAGTCCACATAGAAGGTCCCGCCAAAACGAGCACCAGATTCGGCTGCTACTTGTCTCTGATTTTTGTCACTTACTGTGCTTTCACAGAAGATCGCTGGGATCTGACGATCGCGCACGGTGTCGATCAAACGCGCCATGCGTTTTGGTGTTACCTGGCTTTCAGCATTTACAGGCCATAGGTAAGCCTCATCAAGGCCGTAATCGCTGGCTAGATAGGTAAAGGCTCCCTCGCAACTCACCAACACACGGCGCTTTTTTGGAAGCGTTGCGAGTGCGGCCCGCAACTCCTGGTCGAGCTGATTCAGTTTCTGCTTGTAGGAGGAGGCGTTGGTAGCGAATTCATCAGCTCCTGCCGGATCCAGCTCGCGGAACGCTTGCTCGAGGCGATCCACGTAGGCCATCGTGCGCTGGGGCGACATCCAGGCATGGGGATTGGGCTTGCCCGCGTAGGCGTCCTCTTCGATCAGCAGCGGCTCCATGCCATCGGAGAGGGTCAGGGTGGGGATGTTGCCGGCGCTGGCGGTGAATTTCCTCGCCCAGAGCTCCAGCCCCAGCCCGTTCTCCACGATCAGATCAGCATCACTGGCCCGTTCGATGTCACTGGGCGTGGGCTGGTAGCCATGAATTTCCGACCCCGGCTTGACGATGGATCGAACGGTCAGGCGATCTCCCGCCACGTTGCGGGCCAGGTCGGCCAGCACCGTGAAGGTGGTGAGTACAACAGGCTTTCCAGTGTTGGCTTGGTCTTGGTTGGCGCCTTGGCGACATCCACTACTGATCAGCGCCAGCAATACAAGGGTTAGACCTGCGCCGATGCGAAGCAAGAGAGTTTTGGCGGAGAGGCTGAAACCTTATGAGATGGAGCGTGCAGTTAGCAGCTTTTCCATTGGTTGGTAGCACTTGCTGCAGCGATCAGTAGTATGAGGGGTCTGGTTTCAGCGGGGATCAGCCGCTGAAGGAAACGGGGAAAGAACGGTGAGAATCCGTCGCTGTCCCGCAGCTGTGAAACGTCGGCTCGCTGCCCACGTCAGTC
Above is a window of Synechococcus sp. BIOS-E4-1 DNA encoding:
- a CDS encoding metal ABC transporter permease; translation: MVDTQALALVLAEPFMQRALIGGLLTGALGGLLGSVAVLRELSFFSDALGHSALLGITIGILIGVNPTLVLIPFAVLFAILVNQLVERSSLPTDALLNIVYSTSLAAAILFLSQVESYRGGIRQLLFGDILGVSGLDLIVIGMLLAAALIYLSLSLRAQVLLTLNQDLAGAVGVQTRWHRLAFIVLLAVVVAVSIKAVGVLLISAFVVIPSCAGRLLCRRFPLYVFVSSILGGTCALLGLLASGLTNLPSGPSVVMVQFLGFLIALILSSRVFRRPSTTEPAPQP
- a CDS encoding metal ABC transporter solute-binding protein, Zn/Mn family — translated: MASVFSRLSAIPLLIGLVACGTQNAINNETSQGKGVKVVSTFLPITLFTEAVAGDCAEVTSLIPPNLGPHDFQATPSDLTDLSGANVLVKNGLEMEEFLDDLIDSADNKDLVVIDSSKGVETIKAAGGGHDDHDEHSDDHHDGEHHEGEHHDDDDDHDHGHDHGHGHSHGEYDPHIWLDPVRAAQQVENIRDGLVKADPSCAEGYRKNADQYTAKLKELNTEFTAKLKPYSGKTFVAFHDFATYFANRYSLKAEFLVDLPEMNPSPADLQRVATQVKESGLKALLTEPQEGNRSFNALAKDLGVNIVEFNPLETGSAESAKKPGTYFEVMRSNVNNLTQAIGD
- a CDS encoding recombinase family protein; this encodes MLSLPERPLSPVRWLAYYRVSTDRQGHSGLGLEAQRAKVEAMASERGAVIAAEFVEVESGRKNDRPQLTAALAQAREEKAVIAVAKIDRLARDAGFVLKLANEAEKNGMGGFVFCDLPDIDATTSAGRMVLTMMASVAEFEARRISERTKEALAAAKARGVRLGGYRQGAAERASERKQKAIAEAEGLRGVFEPMVRAGLSYRAMADALACVGKLSKSGRPLAPAQIGRILQRLGLSGKLLGSDQAGVAA
- a CDS encoding cytochrome P450, translated to MTVATCPSTGAVTGLRETLEFFSDPGFASKRFAAHGDVFETRLLAQRIVFIQGERAISDLLKQGAALEGWWPESVRQLLGSRSLANRSGSAHKARRRVVGQLFSSGALCRYTPSIQALIEQLIFELQESAAPQPLAAQMRRFAFAVIASTVLGLDASDRDALFTDFEIWTQALFSIPLAVPGTPFARALAARERLLARLKMVLKRSDSGQGGLDLLSGGLDEVDMPLDDDDLVEQLLLLLFAGYETTASSLSCLFRALLLNPDVERWLLPELLASPWPFQASHRSPRLDATVLEVMRLTPPVGGFFRRNLQPIRIADVEIPKDRVIQVVLGSFNAEEASDISAFRPQRHLDGSFNQTLLPFGGGERVCLGKALAELEIRLMTVGLIQQLQLRLVPDQNLSLKQIPSPTPRDGLLVSVEPR
- a CDS encoding metal ABC transporter ATP-binding protein; its protein translation is MPNPVVVVSDLSVERSGRLAVEQVSFELPSESETAVVGPNGAGKSTLVAALLGLLPRKQGTVQILGEKLSANGDLPGAIRSQIAYVPQSLALQGRFPLTVAEFVGFGFDPPGPRWPWHHYRKRKAAVERALDRTGCIDLRNRLLSELSGGQIKRVMLSFCVVRARQLLVLDEAQAGLDVPSNERFQQLLLELRRQEGWTVLHVSHDLDMVRRSSDLVLGLNRRLCCSGSPDHTLTPERLLDLYGPNMVPYRHQCHG
- a CDS encoding GRP family sugar transporter, whose protein sequence is MLANQSYSVIIAMMILTLVCWGSWANTQKLAGKIRFEYFYLDYSIGVTLSAFLMGFLAGSSTPTGKSFLENIANADFKHVAYALIGGIIFNIANFLLVAAIEIAGMSVAFPISIGIATILGGILNYMIDPQGYLPLFSAGMIMMALAVISASLAYGCIKTASTDQKPKGLVIALICGLLMSLWSPLVTFSYLPGEASLDVFGAFAMMGVGIIASSILLFPYVIKNPIIPTRTDDRTPFTKQPAAHHSGGVLGGIIWAVGTMSFYLASTRAGAAVAYTFGQGAPLMATAWGLFAWKEFKGATGSGKYLIALFAFYIAGLTLLANAASQG
- a CDS encoding metal ABC transporter substrate-binding protein, whose amino-acid sequence is MISSGCRQGANQDQANTGKPVVLTTFTVLADLARNVAGDRLTVRSIVKPGSEIHGYQPTPSDIERASDADLIVENGLGLELWARKFTASAGNIPTLTLSDGMEPLLIEEDAYAGKPNPHAWMSPQRTMAYVDRLEQAFRELDPAGADEFATNASSYKQKLNQLDQELRAALATLPKKRRVLVSCEGAFTYLASDYGLDEAYLWPVNAESQVTPKRMARLIDTVRDRQIPAIFCESTVSDKNQRQVAAESGARFGGTFYVDSLSTEDGPASSLLKLQRHNVDLLIRGLSANQAVGN